Proteins from a genomic interval of Sphingobacterium sp. SYP-B4668:
- a CDS encoding RagB/SusD family nutrient uptake outer membrane protein, translated as MKQRKLFIPVLLGLMLINQSCEKWFDVSPSNEIKAEEQFSSVDGFKDALLGIYIGMGSPNVYGRDMTYNLVDLLSQQYTKLSNTALYFAVQQFDYNYVRSQAQIESLWEKQYNIIANVNSALTHLDNSGVQWNEIEYNIIKGELLGLRAFLHFDLLRLFGRSGYADRGELKSTLTIPYVLHYGKDPTGQLTYEQTFALIEKDLKEASELLKDDPICHKSVRSSSQYSEINRNGFYDGRMQRMNYYAVQALAARVYSWQGGVNLQRAALAAEEVIQYSGAQLLKPNVDVSKDRTIVSEHLFSLNIDKFANIVNPLFEGQDVSGVNSLRISSTAAEELFETDIPTIGLVDVRYNTLLDNQSLAMVSSKLKQINENQIGYQLMPLEKLPEMYYIAAEYYATIDLSKAVSLLEEVRKSRRIVEKLSLSMDRSSFFVELQREYQKEYVSEGQLFFFYKRMGLEHIPNYSSPNVIDDQIYMLPYPQQEIEFGGRVQ; from the coding sequence ATGAAACAACGTAAATTATTTATACCCGTATTACTAGGCTTGATGTTGATTAATCAATCTTGTGAAAAGTGGTTTGATGTAAGCCCCAGCAATGAAATAAAAGCCGAAGAGCAATTTTCTTCGGTCGATGGGTTTAAAGATGCCCTACTTGGCATCTATATCGGCATGGGAAGTCCCAATGTATATGGACGAGATATGACTTACAATCTTGTAGATTTGCTTTCACAGCAATATACCAAACTGTCCAATACAGCTCTTTATTTTGCCGTTCAGCAGTTTGACTACAATTATGTGAGGTCGCAGGCACAGATTGAGAGCCTATGGGAAAAGCAATATAACATCATCGCAAATGTCAACAGTGCCCTCACACATCTAGACAATTCAGGTGTCCAGTGGAACGAGATTGAGTACAATATTATCAAAGGCGAGTTATTGGGATTGCGTGCATTTTTACATTTTGACTTGTTGCGCTTATTTGGTAGATCTGGTTATGCTGATCGTGGCGAATTGAAGAGCACCTTAACCATTCCTTATGTATTGCATTACGGTAAGGATCCCACTGGACAGCTTACTTATGAACAGACCTTTGCTTTAATCGAAAAAGATCTTAAAGAAGCTTCGGAGTTACTTAAAGACGATCCTATTTGTCATAAATCCGTTCGTTCATCCAGTCAATATAGTGAAATCAATCGGAACGGATTTTACGACGGCCGTATGCAAAGAATGAATTATTATGCTGTTCAAGCATTAGCTGCTCGAGTATACAGTTGGCAGGGAGGCGTCAATTTGCAACGTGCAGCATTAGCTGCCGAGGAAGTCATCCAGTATTCTGGTGCGCAATTGTTGAAACCCAATGTGGATGTCTCAAAAGACAGGACCATTGTTTCCGAGCATTTGTTCAGCCTCAACATCGATAAGTTTGCCAATATCGTTAACCCTCTGTTTGAAGGACAGGATGTAAGCGGGGTTAATTCATTGCGCATTTCCAGTACGGCCGCTGAAGAGCTGTTCGAAACCGATATTCCAACAATAGGACTTGTGGATGTCAGGTACAACACTCTCCTTGACAATCAAAGCTTGGCAATGGTTAGTAGCAAGTTAAAGCAAATCAATGAAAATCAGATCGGTTATCAATTGATGCCTTTAGAAAAATTGCCCGAGATGTACTATATAGCTGCAGAGTATTACGCTACCATCGATCTTTCGAAGGCTGTATCCTTACTAGAAGAAGTTCGCAAAAGCCGTCGCATTGTCGAGAAGCTATCCCTATCCATGGATCGATCGTCATTTTTTGTCGAGCTGCAAAGGGAATATCAAAAAGAGTATGTAAGCGAAGGACAATTGTTCTTTTTTTATAAGCGAATGGGCCTGGAGCATATTCCCAATTATTCTTCTCCCAATGTAATAGACGATCAAATTTATATGCTTCCCTATCCACAGCAGGAAATTGAATTTGGGGGAAGAGTCCAATAA
- a CDS encoding SusC/RagA family TonB-linked outer membrane protein: protein MKITILILFACVMQASALSAFSQQVTISKKNIRVEELLMEIRNQTQVDFFYDKADLSKVDLISVNFYKVDLHTALNEVFEKSGLDYNIKNGVVYVNKPNNLTIAMTPQQLVVQGVVTDQDGLRLSNVNIEARGDRSLSVGSRSDNQGKFKIMVNSLSDTLRFSMLGYEKLSEPLRGRREIMVTLKQAVMEIEDVVITGVYTRKAESFTGASMTLKNADLKKAGSVNVFQALKNISPGMFLDNLEMGSNPNSLPNLQIRGNGSLPIQEADLTQGLKGNYLKDPTQPLFILDGFEASVERIFDLDINRIESVTILKDAASKALYGSKAANGVIVIETFRMTSDKPMITYNGSLNIEMPDLSSYNLTNAAEKLEAERIDGMYLPANGVDPAGDYLKIQQLYNSRKKLIAEGLDTYWLAKPLQNGIGQKHALSIELGNKDLKVLTDVLYNNVQGAMIGSSRRNMGGSISASYRLDNFLFRNLTSVTQNRSKDSPYGTFDEYVRMNPYWRATNVDGTIPYYAEILPDDVKVTNPLFNSTLQSKLENSYLNLTNNLYVEWTMKPGLRATGRFGIDLKSSDADEFYPANHTRFENYYREDIYRKGSYQVNNGKSSYVSGDLNVNYSKEINRHYIFGNIGYNISQRSYHELTHFAEGFPSDRLQDIIFARSYALDSRPAGIDGITRDMGFLAAASYMWDNRFMTDFTYRANASSQFGADKRWASFWSAGIGWNLHNESFLKELDWVEQFKLRGSLGATGNQNFNRNASIATYKYALDAFYQGLPGSQLINLANPGLQWESSFDYNAGADIRFKRLGIRFDYYQRYTQNLLADVSVPISTGFNSVKDNLGKIKNTGLEGYINYTLWQQGRDYFSIQGGIETNTSKIIELSNSMKTYNEKMDAIASDLGRGKPIQKYQDGMSMDAIWAVPSLGIDPSTGDEIYVTQEGYQTYLWNASDMVVQGVARPKYQGTFGFSGEYKGIGLSVMCRYLGGGQLYNQTLVNRVENVDMAYNVDKRVLTGRWLAPGQNAQFKRLGTYYFVDESGKGNTAQEMTRATSRFVQDRRELTISAVNLYYDFYRHDWLKKSRLQRLRAAFNMNDLAQFSSITIERGTSYPFSRTMSFSLTATF from the coding sequence ATGAAAATAACCATATTAATCCTCTTCGCATGTGTTATGCAGGCGAGTGCATTATCTGCCTTTTCGCAGCAGGTCACGATATCCAAGAAAAACATCAGAGTAGAAGAGTTGCTGATGGAGATTCGAAATCAAACCCAAGTCGATTTCTTTTATGACAAAGCCGATTTGAGCAAAGTAGATCTTATTTCCGTCAACTTTTATAAAGTAGATCTGCATACTGCTTTAAATGAAGTTTTCGAAAAATCTGGATTAGATTACAATATCAAGAACGGTGTTGTATACGTCAATAAACCCAACAATTTAACAATCGCCATGACCCCGCAGCAATTGGTGGTCCAAGGTGTGGTCACTGATCAAGATGGACTCCGACTTTCCAATGTAAATATTGAGGCTCGTGGGGATCGATCGCTGTCTGTTGGCAGCCGCAGTGACAATCAAGGAAAGTTTAAGATTATGGTCAATTCCTTGTCCGATACATTACGTTTTTCGATGTTGGGCTATGAGAAACTTTCTGAGCCCCTCCGTGGACGACGGGAGATTATGGTTACGCTCAAGCAAGCCGTGATGGAAATCGAGGATGTCGTGATCACAGGTGTATATACACGTAAGGCCGAAAGTTTTACGGGTGCATCGATGACGCTCAAGAATGCGGATCTAAAGAAAGCCGGTAGTGTCAATGTGTTCCAAGCATTGAAAAATATATCCCCAGGGATGTTTTTAGACAATCTCGAAATGGGGTCCAATCCCAATTCCTTACCCAATCTACAGATTCGAGGAAATGGAAGTTTGCCCATCCAGGAGGCTGATTTGACTCAAGGTCTCAAAGGGAATTATTTGAAAGACCCTACACAGCCTTTGTTTATCCTAGATGGATTTGAGGCGAGTGTCGAGCGTATTTTCGATTTAGATATAAATCGTATCGAGAGTGTCACCATCCTTAAAGATGCAGCTTCCAAAGCGTTATACGGTTCCAAAGCTGCCAACGGTGTTATTGTTATCGAAACTTTCCGAATGACCAGTGATAAGCCCATGATCACCTATAACGGTAGTCTTAATATTGAGATGCCCGATTTAAGCAGTTACAACTTGACCAATGCCGCTGAGAAGCTGGAAGCGGAGCGAATCGACGGTATGTACTTGCCCGCAAACGGCGTCGATCCTGCAGGTGATTATTTGAAAATTCAACAATTATATAACAGCCGAAAGAAACTGATTGCTGAAGGATTGGACACCTATTGGTTGGCCAAGCCCTTGCAAAATGGTATCGGGCAGAAGCATGCTTTAAGTATAGAATTGGGCAATAAGGATCTCAAAGTGTTGACTGATGTTCTTTATAATAATGTCCAGGGGGCTATGATTGGATCTTCTCGTCGCAATATGGGGGGGAGTATAAGCGCTTCTTATCGGCTCGACAACTTTTTGTTCCGTAACCTCACTTCGGTCACTCAGAATAGAAGTAAAGATTCTCCATATGGCACGTTTGATGAATACGTCCGTATGAATCCTTATTGGCGAGCCACTAATGTGGATGGTACCATACCCTATTATGCCGAAATCTTACCCGATGATGTTAAGGTAACCAATCCTCTTTTTAACTCGACTCTTCAATCAAAGTTAGAAAATTCGTACCTCAATCTTACGAATAATCTATATGTAGAATGGACTATGAAGCCGGGTTTGCGAGCTACGGGTCGTTTTGGTATAGATCTTAAATCCAGCGATGCGGATGAGTTCTACCCAGCCAACCATACTCGTTTTGAAAATTATTACCGTGAAGATATTTATCGTAAAGGTTCTTATCAGGTCAACAATGGGAAAAGCAGTTATGTTTCGGGTGATTTGAACGTCAATTATAGTAAGGAGATCAATAGGCACTATATTTTTGGTAATATAGGTTACAACATCAGTCAGCGGTCATATCATGAACTCACCCATTTTGCAGAAGGGTTTCCGAGCGATCGTTTACAAGATATTATTTTTGCCAGATCCTATGCCCTAGATAGCCGTCCTGCTGGTATTGATGGTATCACTCGTGATATGGGATTTTTGGCTGCTGCCTCCTATATGTGGGACAATCGCTTCATGACGGACTTTACCTACCGAGCCAATGCCTCTTCTCAGTTTGGAGCAGACAAGAGATGGGCTTCTTTTTGGAGTGCCGGTATAGGTTGGAATCTTCATAATGAATCCTTTCTAAAGGAATTGGATTGGGTTGAGCAATTTAAGCTTAGAGGATCTCTCGGAGCTACAGGAAACCAGAATTTCAATCGAAATGCTTCTATTGCCACCTATAAATATGCGCTCGATGCTTTCTATCAGGGTCTACCGGGATCTCAATTGATTAATCTGGCCAATCCAGGTTTACAATGGGAATCATCATTTGACTATAATGCTGGTGCCGATATTAGATTCAAGAGGCTAGGGATTCGATTTGATTATTATCAGCGTTATACCCAGAATTTGTTGGCCGATGTTAGCGTCCCAATTTCTACTGGGTTCAATAGTGTGAAGGATAATCTCGGTAAAATAAAAAATACAGGACTGGAAGGGTACATAAATTATACCCTTTGGCAGCAGGGGCGTGATTACTTCAGTATCCAAGGAGGCATTGAGACCAATACTTCTAAGATTATTGAGTTGTCCAATTCGATGAAAACGTACAATGAAAAGATGGATGCCATCGCCAGTGATTTGGGAAGAGGTAAGCCCATCCAAAAATATCAGGATGGAATGTCTATGGATGCCATTTGGGCCGTTCCATCTTTAGGGATCGACCCTTCTACCGGAGATGAGATATATGTCACCCAAGAGGGGTATCAGACCTACCTTTGGAATGCTAGTGATATGGTCGTGCAAGGAGTAGCACGGCCCAAGTACCAAGGTACATTTGGGTTTAGTGGAGAGTACAAAGGGATTGGCCTCAGTGTGATGTGCCGTTACCTAGGTGGCGGCCAACTCTACAATCAGACGCTTGTCAATCGGGTAGAGAATGTGGATATGGCCTACAATGTCGATAAAAGAGTATTGACTGGCCGCTGGTTAGCACCAGGGCAGAATGCTCAATTTAAGAGATTGGGTACTTATTACTTTGTAGATGAGTCGGGCAAGGGGAATACTGCCCAAGAGATGACACGCGCTACATCTAGGTTTGTTCAGGATCGGCGAGAACTGACTATTTCTGCTGTTAATCTATATTATGATTTCTATAGACACGATTGGTTAAAGAAATCCCGATTACAAAGGCTCAGAGCCGCCTTCAATATGAATGATCTGGCACAGTTTTCTTCTATTACTATCGAGAGAGGTACGAGCTACCCCTTCTCTAGGACCATGTCTTTTTCATTAACTGCAACTTTTTAG
- a CDS encoding FecR family protein, with protein MDRKEQTRAKELLSKYKEGTCTHQETLLIERWFHAYHTDHSASLSDERLEEIDRQIYDKLNRDLFPPVKKSIPWRAIAASLFLVASFSIWIYMSRQPSSVGPAIVSNQVVDIAPGKDAAVLILDDGRRVELGDSLSEGTIVEMDYQIKGTNNGQLEYDLIHPSPNLASSDRFNTIVTPRAGEYSVVLPDGSKVWLNAASSIRFPLYFGRTREVYVEGEAYFEVQHDRSKPFKVHVGHQLVEVLGTHFNVRSYREERSTSTVLVSGSVKVSTAGKQAVHHILKAGDMAISNDSNQIDVLQVNPLKYKAWKDGDFFFDGESLQEIMDIVARWYDVKVIYPDTPLDRKQYGGIISKKKNLSEVLKVLENKGGVRFKIQGKEVTVIK; from the coding sequence ATGGATAGAAAAGAACAAACACGAGCAAAGGAACTGCTTTCCAAGTATAAAGAAGGAACCTGTACACATCAAGAAACTCTTTTGATTGAAAGATGGTTTCACGCTTATCATACAGATCATAGCGCTTCTTTATCGGACGAAAGATTAGAAGAAATCGACCGACAGATTTATGATAAGCTGAATCGTGATCTCTTTCCTCCTGTCAAGAAATCTATACCGTGGCGCGCGATTGCAGCTTCATTGTTTCTTGTTGCGTCATTTTCAATTTGGATATATATGTCTCGTCAACCATCATCGGTTGGTCCCGCTATCGTGAGCAATCAAGTTGTCGATATAGCACCTGGTAAGGACGCCGCGGTGCTAATTTTGGATGATGGTCGTCGAGTGGAATTAGGTGATAGTCTGAGCGAAGGCACTATTGTAGAAATGGATTATCAGATCAAGGGAACAAATAATGGGCAGCTGGAGTATGATTTAATTCATCCATCACCAAATCTAGCATCGAGCGATAGATTTAATACAATTGTGACACCTCGTGCGGGCGAGTATTCCGTTGTCTTGCCAGATGGGTCTAAGGTTTGGTTGAATGCGGCTTCGAGCATCCGTTTCCCCCTTTATTTTGGTCGTACTAGAGAAGTTTATGTAGAAGGGGAAGCTTATTTCGAGGTCCAACATGATCGGTCGAAACCTTTTAAAGTACATGTCGGACATCAGCTGGTTGAAGTGTTGGGTACACATTTTAATGTGCGATCCTATCGCGAAGAGCGTAGTACGAGTACCGTGCTCGTTAGTGGGTCTGTAAAAGTAAGCACTGCCGGAAAACAGGCGGTACATCACATTCTCAAAGCTGGTGATATGGCAATATCCAATGATTCTAATCAGATTGATGTATTGCAGGTCAATCCACTGAAGTACAAAGCATGGAAGGATGGTGACTTTTTCTTTGATGGTGAGAGTTTACAAGAAATTATGGATATAGTGGCAAGGTGGTACGATGTGAAGGTCATCTATCCCGATACGCCATTAGATCGAAAACAATATGGAGGAATTATTTCAAAAAAGAAAAATCTCTCTGAAGTACTTAAAGTTTTGGAGAATAAAGGAGGTGTGAGGTTCAAAATTCAAGGAAAGGAGGTGACCGTGATTAAATAA
- a CDS encoding RNA polymerase sigma factor, producing MEDHSPDIDEILIQQIQLGNKSAFEELYNRYSKVLFLYIYKKLDNQEEAQDVVQEIFTRIWIDRESLHIHTSTSGYLFRQALNRSLNIFRSQKVSDSYIDSLASNVNYYAESADEMTLKNEFQEVINKEISHLPNRMRSVFELRYKDGLTNKEVAELLKISEHTVSTQMKRALKLLRGKLGVVIFAFLLQNI from the coding sequence ATGGAAGACCACTCTCCCGATATCGACGAAATATTGATTCAACAGATTCAACTAGGCAATAAATCAGCTTTTGAGGAATTGTATAATCGTTATAGTAAGGTGCTGTTTTTATATATTTACAAGAAACTTGATAATCAGGAGGAAGCTCAAGATGTGGTCCAGGAAATATTCACCCGAATATGGATCGATAGAGAAAGTCTCCATATTCATACCTCTACGTCTGGATATTTATTCCGACAAGCCCTAAATAGGTCGCTCAACATTTTTAGAAGTCAAAAAGTCTCGGATAGTTATATAGACTCCTTAGCTAGCAATGTGAATTATTATGCCGAAAGCGCAGACGAAATGACACTTAAGAATGAGTTTCAAGAAGTCATCAACAAGGAGATTTCCCATCTCCCTAATCGCATGAGGTCAGTATTTGAGTTACGATATAAAGACGGATTAACGAATAAAGAGGTGGCAGAACTGCTCAAAATCTCTGAACATACGGTATCCACTCAAATGAAACGTGCTCTAAAACTTCTAAGAGGTAAATTAGGGGTTGTCATTTTTGCCTTTCTCCTTCAAAATATATAA
- a CDS encoding FAD-dependent oxidoreductase, whose translation MKRRSALAALGALSLGLTSTSLLKGEVLHKPRAIDKKTIHTDILVVGGGTSGVVAAIQAGRAGKKTVLVENGSMLGGTTTTGGVAFPGIFFAWGKQVIGGIGWELVQEAVALNNDRLPDFTVPHGRWHWKHQVRLNGPLYALVIEDKCVEAGVDIRFYETPVSVVEHKNGWKVTTVGKGTQTDIYCNQLIDCTGNALVVSLAGFNLLREAEIQPGTLMFNIGGYQPDQLDMKAIAQEFNQAIARGDLIKGEFLNVESLLRNAGDNVQHIAGADATTSTSHTLCNLKGRASLLRTFKFLRKLPGLEQLKILDMQNETATRESYRIDSIYNITHEDYVTGRHFDDSVSYSYYPIDLHDAHGVVPKHLEEGRVATVPLRALIPKGSRNLIVAGRCLGSDRLANSALRVQASCMGMGQAAAAAAVLAHSKDTTPAKINIVELQELLTQYGAIVPNNKA comes from the coding sequence ATGAAAAGACGATCGGCGTTAGCCGCTCTAGGAGCTTTATCCTTGGGCCTAACATCGACAAGTTTATTAAAAGGCGAGGTTTTGCACAAACCTCGTGCTATTGACAAGAAAACCATTCATACCGATATATTGGTGGTAGGTGGTGGGACATCAGGCGTAGTCGCCGCCATTCAAGCTGGTCGGGCTGGTAAAAAGACCGTTTTGGTAGAGAATGGAAGTATGCTGGGGGGGACGACTACCACAGGAGGAGTGGCATTTCCTGGCATTTTCTTTGCCTGGGGCAAGCAAGTGATAGGTGGTATAGGCTGGGAATTGGTCCAGGAAGCTGTTGCCTTGAATAACGATCGCTTGCCAGATTTTACCGTCCCTCATGGGAGGTGGCATTGGAAGCATCAAGTCCGATTGAATGGACCACTCTACGCTTTGGTAATAGAAGACAAATGTGTAGAGGCCGGGGTTGATATTCGCTTCTACGAGACCCCTGTATCCGTGGTGGAGCACAAGAATGGCTGGAAGGTAACTACCGTCGGTAAAGGCACCCAAACAGACATCTATTGCAATCAGTTGATTGACTGTACAGGAAATGCTCTTGTGGTGTCATTAGCTGGGTTCAACCTTTTGCGAGAAGCTGAGATTCAACCCGGTACCCTTATGTTCAACATTGGAGGGTATCAGCCCGATCAATTGGATATGAAGGCCATTGCACAAGAATTTAATCAGGCCATCGCTCGGGGTGATTTGATTAAAGGTGAGTTTTTGAATGTAGAGTCCCTGCTTCGTAATGCAGGTGATAATGTTCAGCATATCGCTGGTGCTGATGCTACGACCTCCACATCGCATACATTGTGTAATTTGAAGGGGCGTGCTTCCCTGCTGCGCACGTTTAAATTCCTCCGCAAGTTACCTGGACTAGAACAATTGAAAATCCTTGACATGCAGAATGAAACTGCTACACGTGAGAGTTATAGGATAGATAGTATCTATAATATTACCCATGAAGATTATGTCACCGGTCGGCATTTTGATGATTCTGTTTCTTACTCTTATTACCCTATCGATCTACACGATGCACATGGTGTAGTACCTAAGCATCTCGAAGAGGGGCGGGTGGCTACCGTACCTCTGCGTGCGCTGATTCCCAAAGGAAGTCGTAATCTTATCGTCGCTGGTCGATGTCTTGGGAGTGATCGCTTAGCCAATTCTGCTCTACGAGTACAGGCTTCCTGTATGGGAATGGGGCAGGCAGCAGCGGCAGCAGCCGTATTGGCCCACAGTAAAGATACCACCCCTGCTAAGATCAATATTGTTGAGCTCCAAGAACTGTTGACTCAGTATGGAGCGATTGTTCCCAATAACAAAGCATGA